One Malus domestica chromosome 11, GDT2T_hap1 genomic region harbors:
- the LOC103447493 gene encoding uncharacterized protein: MKKEDTVKLISAEGFEFVIHKDAAMVSQTIRNMLTSPGGFAETEHGEVTFPEISTTILEKICKYFYWNLQFASGKQTEFHIEPELVLELMMAANYLHT, encoded by the exons atgaagaaggaagacaCAGTGAAGCTGATCAGCGCCGAGGGGTTTGAGTTCGTGATCCACAAAGACGCCGCCATGGTCTCTCAGACCATCCGCAACATGCTCACTTCTCCAG gGGGTTTTGCTGAGACGGAGCACGGCGAGGTGACGTTCCCGGAGATCAGCACCACCATTCTTGAGAAGATCTGCAAGTACTTTTACTGGAACCTTCAATTTGCAAG CGGGAAGCAGACGGAGTTTCATATTGAACCTGAATTGGTTCTGGAATTGATGATGGCAGCCAATTATCTCCATACATGA
- the LOC103447494 gene encoding ras-related protein Rab2BV codes for MASRVDHEYDYLFKIVLIGDSGVGKSNILSRFTRNEFCLDSKSTIGVEFATRTLQVEGKTVKAQIWDTAGQERYRAITSAYYRGAVGALLVYDITKRPTFENVQRWLRELRDHADSNIVIMMTGNKSDLINLRAVSEDDGQSLAEREGLSFLETSALEATNVEKAFQTILTEIYHIVSKKALAAQEAVSTTLPGQGTTINVGDASGNTNKRGCCST; via the exons ATGGCGAGTAGAGTAGACCACGAGTACGACTACCTGTTCAAGATCGTGTTGATCGGTGACTCTGGTGTGGGCAAATCTAACATTCTCTCTAGGTTTACCAGGAATGAGTTCTGCTTGGACTCCAAATCCACCATCGGAGTCGAGTTCGCCACCCGAACTCTCCAG GTTGAGGGAAAGACTGTGAAGGCACAGATCTGGGATACAGCAGGTCAGGAGCGATACCGTGCTATCACCAGTGCATACTATAGAGGGGCAGTGGGTGCTCTCCTTGTCTATGACATAACTAAGCGGCCAACTTTTGAGAATGTCCAAAGGTGGCTCcgtgagttgagggaccatgcAGATTCGAACATTGTTATCATGATGACAGGAAACAAGTCTGACTTGATCAATCTCCGAGCTGTTTCAGAGGATGATGGTCAGTCCTTGGCTGAGAGGGAGGGTCTCTCATTTCTCGAGACATCAGCACTGGAAGCAACCAACGTTGAGAAGGCATTTCAAACTATTCTAACCGAGATCTACCATATTGTCAGCAAGAAAGCACTGGCAGCTCAAGAAGCAGTCTCAACTACCCTACCTGGTCAAGGAACCACCATCAACGTTGGTGACGCTTCTGGGAATACGAACAAGAGAGGTTGCTGCTCGACATAA
- the LOC103447495 gene encoding metal tolerance protein B: MEHFLLQVKSPIKISTCLSSDSQHMEHEKVPFTRTESQEIEIPTVSEGIDTLPVPPQLRPSSCVCVFSKNEHCSLDSKQRSKSATKLSGLVVASLLFMVVEIIGGVKANSLAVLTDAAHLLTDVIGFSIALFTVMASGWEATSYQSFGYHRLEVLSALFSVQLIWLVSGILIYEAVNRILHNKEKVNGPLMFSVAAFGFLVNLIMVVWLGHDHTHHACGGLGQDHLHDHNHDHHRGHNRDHHHHGSHDHNHGHNHDHHKEEESAILEEDKTSLVSNSVEKTKILNINIQGAYLHVIADMIQSVGVMIAGGIIWARPDWLVVDLICTLIFSVFAVSTTISMLKNIYGILMERTPSEIDITGLEKGIKCIKGVQEIHDLHVWALTVGKTVLSCHVTAEPAVSSSQIIDEIRDYCESTYRIHHVTIQIE, encoded by the exons ATGGAACATTTTCTTTTGCAAGTGAAATCCCCCATCAAAATCTCTACTTGTCTCTCCTCAGATTCTCAG CACATGGAACATGAGAAGGTACCCTTTACGAGAACAGAGTCTCAGGAAATTGAAATCCCAACGGTCTCTGAAGGCATTGATACTCTTCCTGTGCCACCACAGTTGCGTCCCTCCTCGTGTGTCTGTGTTTTCTCCAAAAACGAGCATTGTAGTTTGGATTCAAAACAGCGGTCAAAGTCAGCTACAAAACTCTCTGGACTCGTTGTCGCGTCTCTCTTGTTTATGGTTGTAGAAATTATTGGTGGTGTCAAAGCCAACAGCCTTGCAGTACTCACAGATGCAGCCCACTTGCTCACTGATGTTATTGGATTCTCTATTGCTCTTTTCACAGTAATGGCTTCAGGTTGGGAGGCAACATCGTACCAGTCTTTCGGATATCACCGTCTTGAGGTTTTGAGCGCCCTTTTCTCTGTGCAGCTCATATGGCTGGTCTCTGGGATCTTGATCTATGAAGCAGTCAACAGGATCCTTCACAACAAGGAAAAGGTGAATGGGCCACTCATGTTTTCAGTCGCAGCATTTGGGTTTCTTGTCAACCTTATCATGGTCGTGTGGCTTGGTCACGATCACACTCATCATGCATGTGGAGGCTTAGGTCAAGACCATCTCCATGATCACAATCACGATCATCATCGTGGTCATAATCGcgatcatcatcatcatggAAGTCACGATCATAACCATGGTCATAATCACGATCATCATAAGGAGGAAGAAAGTGCAATACTTGAAGAGGACAAAACAAGTCTGGTGTCAAATTCTGTGGAGAAGACTAAAATATTAAACATAAATATCCAAGGAGCCTACTTGCATGTCATCGCCGATATGATTCAGTCCGTTGGGGTGATGATTGCTGGAGGCATCATATGGGCAAGGCCAGATTGGTTAGTAGTCGATCTTATCTGCACACtcatattttctgtttttgctGTCAGCACAACTATATCGATGCTCAAAAATATATATGGCATATTGATGGAGAGAACGCCAAGCGAGATTGATATCACCGGGCTAGAAAAGGGCATCAAGTGCATCAAAGGGGTTCAGGAAATTCACGACCTACACGTTTGGGCGCTAACGGTTGGAAAAACAGTTTTGTCTTGCCATGTAACGGCTGAGCCTGCAGTAAGTTCTAGTCAGATAATTGACGAGATTAGGGATTACTGTGAAAGTACTTACAGAATACATCATGTAACTATACAGATTGAATAG
- the LOC103447685 gene encoding uncharacterized protein isoform X2 has translation MDSRHATLGRRTLEEIRQKRAAEKLSKTSSGPDLSKISIPIDNGGMRKSESANRLSESDVSVLVAQIKDLEKKNAELEEQNKNLASMLETKEAGGDVLQKRLNDLEKNTVPSLRKALKDVAMEKDAAVVAREDLSAQLRTLKKRLKDAEEEQYRAEEDAAALRAELNMLQQQAMSGSLSAMNSISNSPDQMQMLEKELASLKSALQQESHLRQQERQQLAEEQARASTLTSVKQELEEKLAAMSRKASVSEKVAGKEFSLEDKEKLEKQLHDMAVVIERLESSRQKLLIEIDSQSSEIERLFEENSDLSNSYQQAMSISGHWENQVKDCLKHNEELRATIDRLRTDQSKGLLESHEGGANETGSAAYTTEVLSIKDQLAKEQSRAEALSAEVLQLSARLQQATQAYNGLARLYKPVLRNIESNLIKMKQDGPMTVR, from the exons ATGGACTCCCGCCACGCAACTCTCGGCCGACGAACG TTGGAAGAAATTCGCCAAAAGCGAGCTGCGGAAAAGTTGAGCAAAACTTCGTCGGGACCCGATCTCAGCAAAATCTCGATTCCAATCG ATAATGGAGGAATGCGAAAATCGGAGAGCGCGAATCGGCTCTCTGAG AGCGACGTTAGTGTTTTGGTTGCCCAGATAAaagacttagagaagaaaaatgcGGAATTGGAGGAGCAAAACAAAAACTTGGCTTCCATG CTTGAAACAAAGGAAGCCGGGGGCGATGTGCTGCAGAAACGTTTAAATGATCTG GAGAAAAACACTGTACCGTCTTTGAGAAAAGCTCTCAAGGATGTTGCAATGGAGAAAGATGCGGCAGTTGTTGCACGG GAGGATCTTTCAGCCCAGCTTCGTACGCTCAAGAAACGGTTAAAGGATGCAGAAGAAGAACAGTATCGA GCTGAGGAAGATGCAGCCGCTTTGAGAGCTGAACTGAATATGTTACAGCAACAAGCAATGAGTGGTTCACTTAGTGCAATGAACTCAATTTCTAATTCACCAGATCAGATGCAAATGTTAGAAAAGGAGCTGGCTAGCTTAAAATCTGCGTTACAG CAAGAGTCACACTTGAGGCAGCAAGAGAGACAACAATTAGCAGAGGAGCAAGCCCGGGCATCCACCCTTACATCTGTAAAGCAGGAATTGGAGGAAAAGCTTGCAGCTATGTCTAGAAAGGCTTCAG TTTCAGAGAAAGTGGCTGGCAAGGAATTTTCACTC GAAGACAAGGAGAAACTTGAGAAGCAGTTGCATGACATGGCAGTAGTGATTGAGAGATTGGAAAGTAGTAGACAAAAACTTTTGATAGAG ATTGATTCCCAATCTTCGGAGATAGAAAGGCTTTTCGAGGAAAATTCTGATCTCTCGAATTCTTATCAGCAAGCAATGAGCATATCAGGGCACTGGGAGAATCAG GTGAAAGACTGTCTTAAGCATAATGAAGAGCTCCGTGCAACTATAGATAGGTTGAGAACCGACCAGTCCAAGGGGTTACTAGAATCCCATGAAGGCGGGGCCAATGAGACTGGTTCAGCTGCGTATACAACTGAAGTTCTCTCCATCAAG GATCAACTTGCGAAAGAACAGAGCAGAGCAGAAGCGTTATCAGCTGAAGTATTGCAGCTCTCCGCACGACTCCAACAAGCTACCCAAGCATACAATGGGCTTGCACGCCT CTATAAACCAGTGTTGCGAAACATTGAAAGCAACCTCATCAAGATGAAACAAGATGGCCCCATGACCGTGCGGTGA
- the LOC103447685 gene encoding uncharacterized protein isoform X1, with protein sequence MDSRHATLGRRTLEEIRQKRAAEKLSKTSSGPDLSKISIPIDNGGMRKSESANRLSESDVSVLVAQIKDLEKKNAELEEQNKNLASMLETKEAGGDVLQKRLNDLEKNTVPSLRKALKDVAMEKDAAVVAREDLSAQLRTLKKRLKDAEEEQYRAEEDAAALRAELNMLQQQAMSGSLSAMNSISNSPDQMQMLEKELASLKSALQQESHLRQQERQQLAEEQARASTLTSVKQELEEKLAAMSRKASEVSEKVAGKEFSLEDKEKLEKQLHDMAVVIERLESSRQKLLIEIDSQSSEIERLFEENSDLSNSYQQAMSISGHWENQVKDCLKHNEELRATIDRLRTDQSKGLLESHEGGANETGSAAYTTEVLSIKDQLAKEQSRAEALSAEVLQLSARLQQATQAYNGLARLYKPVLRNIESNLIKMKQDGPMTVR encoded by the exons ATGGACTCCCGCCACGCAACTCTCGGCCGACGAACG TTGGAAGAAATTCGCCAAAAGCGAGCTGCGGAAAAGTTGAGCAAAACTTCGTCGGGACCCGATCTCAGCAAAATCTCGATTCCAATCG ATAATGGAGGAATGCGAAAATCGGAGAGCGCGAATCGGCTCTCTGAG AGCGACGTTAGTGTTTTGGTTGCCCAGATAAaagacttagagaagaaaaatgcGGAATTGGAGGAGCAAAACAAAAACTTGGCTTCCATG CTTGAAACAAAGGAAGCCGGGGGCGATGTGCTGCAGAAACGTTTAAATGATCTG GAGAAAAACACTGTACCGTCTTTGAGAAAAGCTCTCAAGGATGTTGCAATGGAGAAAGATGCGGCAGTTGTTGCACGG GAGGATCTTTCAGCCCAGCTTCGTACGCTCAAGAAACGGTTAAAGGATGCAGAAGAAGAACAGTATCGA GCTGAGGAAGATGCAGCCGCTTTGAGAGCTGAACTGAATATGTTACAGCAACAAGCAATGAGTGGTTCACTTAGTGCAATGAACTCAATTTCTAATTCACCAGATCAGATGCAAATGTTAGAAAAGGAGCTGGCTAGCTTAAAATCTGCGTTACAG CAAGAGTCACACTTGAGGCAGCAAGAGAGACAACAATTAGCAGAGGAGCAAGCCCGGGCATCCACCCTTACATCTGTAAAGCAGGAATTGGAGGAAAAGCTTGCAGCTATGTCTAGAAAGGCTTCAG AAGTTTCAGAGAAAGTGGCTGGCAAGGAATTTTCACTC GAAGACAAGGAGAAACTTGAGAAGCAGTTGCATGACATGGCAGTAGTGATTGAGAGATTGGAAAGTAGTAGACAAAAACTTTTGATAGAG ATTGATTCCCAATCTTCGGAGATAGAAAGGCTTTTCGAGGAAAATTCTGATCTCTCGAATTCTTATCAGCAAGCAATGAGCATATCAGGGCACTGGGAGAATCAG GTGAAAGACTGTCTTAAGCATAATGAAGAGCTCCGTGCAACTATAGATAGGTTGAGAACCGACCAGTCCAAGGGGTTACTAGAATCCCATGAAGGCGGGGCCAATGAGACTGGTTCAGCTGCGTATACAACTGAAGTTCTCTCCATCAAG GATCAACTTGCGAAAGAACAGAGCAGAGCAGAAGCGTTATCAGCTGAAGTATTGCAGCTCTCCGCACGACTCCAACAAGCTACCCAAGCATACAATGGGCTTGCACGCCT CTATAAACCAGTGTTGCGAAACATTGAAAGCAACCTCATCAAGATGAAACAAGATGGCCCCATGACCGTGCGGTGA
- the LOC103447684 gene encoding uncharacterized protein: MVEIRIIPESVGNLWNKWNLRLLVLCSLCLQTVLVVLGSRRKYSAKTWIRIVIWTAYLSADWVATVTLGMISSFQVDDQESSPHPNNHTIMAFWAPFLLVHLGGPDTITAYALEDNELWLRHLLGLVVQVEVAFFIFLRYWTPSTYPLSLLAIPVFVVGLTKYGERTWALRSASSGTLRDSLLPAPNPGRGYANYAAEYSAIKARGDEVAIGSTGGEGIFRVGRINPVISEARYLHEAFELFDLFKRLYADLILDYNDRNCCSEVLQGHSPKEVLKVIEVELGFVYDVLYTKATVVYSRPGIIFCFINLLCSISTLVVFASVVDKHFYSTVDITLTYLLSAGAIALELYAIIVLICTDWTLHWLSKRTHSLASRVYQAISSFRSSWGYDKNWSESVAQYNLIDFCFKENPPKCARILKLLHIYDMLEKYWYTAKEDVPTEMRELIVAQLQDAQRENVATSEVLDWRGTHALQKSNCIEKFGWSVEEASLDQSILLWHIATDLCFNNDLESINQDPSLISSKSKVSKLFSNYMMHILVFSPFMLPEGIGQIRFRDTCTEATEFFEKRREVITKGAGHARQVLLEVNTELVPAMVIGDRSKTVLFDGCRLAKQLMALETEEGKSNEEKWGIISQVWIEMLCYAASQCSWKEHAQQLRHGGELLTHVCLLMANLGFSQQFQIKQGTPTVTLSAISKQP, from the coding sequence atgGTGGAAATTAGAATTATTCCAGAAAGTGTGGGAAACCTATGGAACAAATGGAACCTCCGACTCCTGGTCCTCTGCAGCCTATGCTTACAAACTGTCCTAGTGGTGTTGGGAAGCCGAAGAAAGTACAGCGCTAAAACTTGGATCAGAATCGTCATTTGGACAGCGTACTTATCAGCGGACTGGGTTGCTACTGTCACGCTTGGAATGATATCCAGCTTCCAAGTAGACGATCAAGAAAGCTCCCCACATCCAAACAACCATACCATTATGGCTTTCTGGGCGCCATTTCTTCTCGTGCACCTTGGCGGTCCAGACACCATCACTGCTTACGCGTTGGAGGACAATGAGCTTTGGTTGAGGCACCTGCTGGGTTTAGTTGTCCAGGTTGAAGTGGCTTTTTTCATCTTTTTAAGATACTGGACGCCGAGCACGTACCCCCTCTCATTGCTAGCAATACCAGTATTTGTTGTTGGACTTACCAAGTATGGAGAGCGGACTTGGGCCCTGCGGTCTGCAAGCAGTGGAACATTGCGTGACTCCTTGCTCCCTGCTCCGAATCCAGGTCGTGGTTATGCCAATTATGCAGCTGAATATAGCGCTATCAAAGCTCGAGGAGATGAGGTTGCAATTGGAAGTACAGGTGGTGAAGGTATTTTTCGTGTTGGGCGGATCAATCCTGTTATTTCCGAAGCCAGATATCTCCACGAAGCATTTGAATTGTTCGACCTCTTTAAGCGCCTTTACGCAGATCTCATCCTGGACTACAATGATCGCAATTGCTGCAGTGAAGTGCTTCAGGGTCATTCACCGAAAGAAGTCCTCAAAGTAATAGAGGTTGAGCTTGGTTTTGTTTATGATGTGTTATACACAAAGGCAACTGTTGTGTATTCTCGCCCGGGTATTATTTTTTGCTTCATCAACCTTCTTTGCTCCATTTCCACACTTGTAGTCTTTGCCTCTGTTGTTGATAAGCATTTTTATTCCACCGTTGATATAACTCTCACCTACTTATTGTCTGCCGGAGCCATTGCTCTTGAGTTGTACGCCATCATTGTACTAATTTGTACAGATTGGACACTCCATTGGTTAAGCAAGCGGACGCACTCACTTGCTTCTCGTGTCTATCAAGCAATCTCTTCCTTTAGATCAAGCTGGGGCTACGACAAAAATTGGTCTGAATCCGTGGCACAATACAATCTCATCGATTTTTGTTTCAAAGAGAATCCCCCGAAGTGTGCTAGAATTCTCAAACTCCTTCACATCTATGACATGTTAGAGAAATATTGGTACACAGCCAAGGAGGATGTCCCTACTGAGATGAGAGAGCTTATTGTTGCGCAACTCCAAGATGCTCAAAGAGAAAATGTTGCAACCAGTGAAGTCTTGGATTGGAGAGGCACTCATGCTCTTCAAAAGAGTAACTGTATCGAAAAGTTTGGTTGGAGTGTGGAAGAAGCTTCATTAGACCAAAGCATTCTTCTATGGCACATTGCAACAGATTTATGCTTCAACAATGATCTTGAAAGTATAAATCAAGATCCATCTCTAATTAGTTCCAAATCCAAGGTGAGCAAGTTGTTCTCAAATTATATGATGCACATTCTCGTCTTCAGCCCCTTCATGTTGCCAGAGGGAATTGGGCAGATTAGGTTTCGTGACACGTGCACAGAGGCCACAGAGTTTTTTGAAAAGAGAAGAGAAGTCATAACCAAAGGGGCAGGCCATGCCAGGCAGGTTTTGCTTGAGGTGAACACGGAGTTAGTTCCGGCAATGGTGATTGGTGATAGAAGCAAGACAGTGTTGTTTGATGGGTGTAGGCTTGCAAAACAGTTGATGGCATTGGAAACCGAGGAGGGAAAGAGTAATGAAGAAAAATGGGGGATAATAAGCCAAGTGTGGATAGAGATGTTGTGTTACGCAGCAAGTCAATGCAGTTGGAAGGAGCACGCGCAACAGCTTAGGCATGGAGGAGAGCTTCTTACACATGTGTGCCTTCTCATGGCAAATCTTGGTTTCAGCCAACAGTTTCAGATCAAACAAGGCACACCAACAGTAACTCTTTCTGCTATTAGCAAGCAACCCTAG
- the LOC103447496 gene encoding deoxypodophyllotoxin synthase-like, with protein MGSLTLPNLPTINFSVDALKPGSSSWLSTSKQVRYALEEYGCFVAEYNQVSAQLLNNIFGQAKDLFEVPLENKVKNVSNEPYRGYIGPNHLMPLYEGIAIDNVTSPQETQKFKNLMWPDGKSNFCETTDSFAQLLSELEHKVEQMLFESYGSEKQYESVASANSHLLRFLKYNKPEEADRATLRFASHTDKNFTTIVVQHDVGGLEVKTKDGDWINIESAPSQFLFMAGDGLQVWSNERIKACDHRVKHCGDKTRYSLGLFTFNNGKIQVPEELVDERHPLLYNPLDSLEYIRFHSRGEARNLVSPVKTFCGVTNSTA; from the exons ATGGGTTCCTTAACACTTCCAAACCTTCCTACCATCAATTTCTCCGTCGATGCCTTGAAGCCTGGCTCAAGTTCTTGGCTGTCCACCTCCAAACAAGTCCGATATGCACTCGAAGAGTACGGTTGTTTCGTGGCGGAGTACAATCAAGTTTCTGCACAACTTCTGAACAATATCTTTGGGCAGGCCAAAGATTTGTTTGAGGTTCCTTTGGAAAACAAAGTGAAGAACGTTAGTAATGAACCATATCGCGGGTATATTGGACCGAACCACCTTATGCCACTCTATGAAGGTATCGCCATTGATAACGTCACATCCCCACAAGAAACTCAGAAGTTCAAAAATCTCATGTGGCCCGATGGAAAAAGCAATTTCTG TGAAACTACAGATTCATTTGCCCAATTATTATCAGAGTTGGAGCACAAAGTGGAACAAATGCTATTCGAAAGCTATGGATCAGAAAAGCAGTACGAGTCTGTTGCTAGTGCCAACAGCCACCTTCTTAGATTCCTCAAGTATAATAAACCAGAGGAAGCTGATCGTGCTACCTTGAGATTTGCGAGCCATACAGACAAGAACTTCACCACCATCGTTGTTCAACACGACGTTGGTGGTTTGGAGGTTAAAACCAAGGATGGTGACTGGATTAACATTGAGTCCGCACCTTCACAGTTCTTGTTCATGGCCGGTGATGGATTGCAG GTATGGAGTAATGAAAGAATAAAAGCTTGTGATCATCGAGTGAAGCATTGTGGAGACAAGACGAGGTACTCACTTGGGTTGTTTACATTCAATAACGGAAAAATACAGGTGCCAGAAGAACTGGTGGACGAGAGGCATCCACTGCTCTATAACCCATTGGATAGTCTTGAGTATATTAGGTTTCACAGTAGGGGTGAGGCCAGGAACCTAGTCTCTCCTGTGAAGACCTTTTGCGGTGTTACAAATTCTACAGCCTAA